From a single Brassica oleracea var. oleracea cultivar TO1000 chromosome C5, BOL, whole genome shotgun sequence genomic region:
- the LOC106296120 gene encoding uncharacterized protein LOC106296120, whose amino-acid sequence MEDLRLSPLRLGSFKSSPPRGSPTFRRVHSGRTPRREVKANGGALQWFRSNRLLYWLLLITLWTYLGFYVQSRWAHVDDNKVEFLRFGGKLREDVLHVEQSKRVVDGTNVVHVDVNKKMHVALAKKEDVTPRRSLSARRRRRRKAGRSSRSKTQKVRKVVEDLDEQDPELPKTNVTYGKLFGSFGSLEDKILEWSPQKRSGTCDRKSDFKRLVWSRRFVLLFHELSMTGAPISMMELASELMSCGATVYAVVLSRRGGLLQELIRRRIKVVEDKGELSFKTAMKADLVVAGSAVCATWIDQYMDHFPAGGSQIAWWVMENRREYFDRAKPVLDRVKLLIFLSEVQSKQWLTWCEEEHIKLRSQPVIVSLSVNDELAFVAGISSSLNTPTLTTEMMKAKRQALRESVRKEFGLTDKDMLVMSLSSINPTKGQLLLLESAALALERANEPEQVAKGTQSKIKNLNGIKKEKISLSVRHRLRGSARKMKIKSRVVDNPSVLSATGKRKLLFSANVTQKQDLKLLLGSVGSKSNKVAYVKEMLNFLSKNGNLSNSVVWTLATTRVASLYSAADVYVTNSQGIGETFGRVTIEAMAYGLPVLGTDAGGTKEIVEHNVTGLLHPVGRLGNKVLAQNLLFLLRNPSTRLQLGSEGRKKVEKMYMKQHMYKRFVDVLVKCMRP is encoded by the exons ATGGAGGATCTACGTCTATCACCACTGCGACTAGGTAGCTTCAAGTCGTCACCTCCAAGGGGCTCACCTACATTCAGGAGAGTACATTCTGGCAGGACTCCACGTAGAGAGGTCAAAGCTAATGGCGGAGCTCTTCAGTGGTTCAGAAGTAACCGGCTGCTCTATTGGCTGCTTTTAATTACTCTCTGGACCTATCTTGGATTCTATGTTCAGTCTAGATGGGCGCATGTTGATGATAACAAAGTTGAGTTCTTGCGCTTTGGGGGCAAACTTAGGGAAGATGTTTTGCATGTGGAGCAGAGTAAACGAGTAGTGGATGGTACTAATGTAGTACATGTGGATGTTAATAAGAAGATGCATGTGGCTCTGGCCAAGAAAGAGGATGTCACACCTAGGCGAAGCTTGAGTGCCAGGAGGAGGAGAAGGAGAAAGGCTGGTCGTAGCTCACGTAGTAAGACTCAGAAGGTGAGAAAAGTTGTGGAGGACTTGGATGAGCAAGATCCAGAGCTTCCAAAGACGAATGTTACCTATGGTAAGCTTTTTGGTTCTTTTGGATCACTAGAGGATAAGATTCTTGAGTGGAGTCCGCAGAAGCGATCAGGGACGTGTGACAGGAAGTCAGACTTTAAACGCCTTGTTTGGTCGAGGAGATTCGTCCTGCTTTTCCATGAGCTTTCAATGACCGGTGCTCCAATCTCGATGATGGAGCTGGCTTCCGAGCTTATGAGCTGTGGCGCAACGGTCTATGCGGTGGTTCTGAGCAGAAGGGGTGGTTTGTTGCAAGAGCTCATAAGGAGAAGGATCAAAGTGGTTGAAGATAAAGGAGAACTCAGCTTCAAAACCGCCATGAAAGCAGATCTTGTCGTTGCAGGATCAGCTGTTTGTGCTACATGGATTG ATCAATACATGGATCACTTTCCAGCTGGTGGAAGTCAAATAGCTTGGTGGGTAATGGAGAACCGGAGAGAGTACTTTGATCGGGCAAAGCCTGTACTTGACCGGGTGAAGCTGCTTATTTTTCTATCTGAAGTACAGAGCAAACAGTGGTTAACATGGTGCGAAGAGGAGCACATAAAGCTTAGGTCTCAGCCAGTTATCGTTTCGCTCTCTGTTAATGATGAGTTGGCTTTCGTAGCCGGGATTTCCAGTTCGCTGAATACTCCAACACTGACCACAGAGATGATGAAGGCGAAAAGACAAGCACTACGTGAATCAGTCAGAAAGGAATTTGGTTTGACAGATAAAGATATGCTTGTGATGTCTCTTAGCAGCATTAATCCGACGAAAGGACAACTTCTTCTCCTTGAATCTGCCGCCTTGGCACTAGAAAGAGCAAATGAACCAGAACAAGTTGCTAAAGGTACTCAGTCCAAAATCAAGAACCTCAATGGCATCAAGAAAGAAAAGATTAGTCTTTCAGTCAGACATCGGTTAAGAGGTTCAGCAAGAAAGATGAAAATCAAGTCTCGTGTTGTTGATAATCCGTCTGTTCTGTCTGCCACCGGTAAAAGGAAGCTGCTGTTCTCTGCCAACGTAACACAGAAACAAGACCTTAAGCTTCTTCTTGGATCAGTTGGGTCCAAGAGCAACAAAGTTGCATACGTTAAGGAAATGTTGAACTTCTTGTCAAAGAACGGAAACTTATCGAACTCGGTTGTGTGGACTTTAGCGACCACTCGTGTTGCCTCACTATACTCTGCAGCAGATGTCTACGTAACAAACTCCCAG GGAATTGGTGAAACATTTGGGAGAGTGACTATCGAAGCAATGGCTTATGGTCTTCCG GTGCTTGGAACAGACGCAGGAGGAACAAAGGAGATAGTGGAGCACAATGTGACAGGGCTGCTACACCCTGTGGGGAGGCTAGGTAACAAAGTGCTAGCTCAGAATCTCTTGTTTCTGCTTAGAAACCCATCTACAAGGCTACAGCTAGGAAGCGAAGGACGTAAGAAGGTTGAGAAGATGTACATGAAGCAACACATGTACAAGAGATTTGTAGATGTTCTAGTCAAATGCATGAGACCCTAA